One region of Danio rerio strain Tuebingen ecotype United States chromosome 5, GRCz12tu, whole genome shotgun sequence genomic DNA includes:
- the si:ch211-284e13.5 gene encoding uncharacterized protein isoform X1, whose translation MEVNGGPANSTVTSEVSLSFQEELTATLQNALGVAVEIAVVEITRLLDRALREVQGQIQEALRDNSALKFRLQTAETQLSSVCGGLDLQTQSLEDFPVSNSSSSGGGQLMPPPLSRAQRGGLQVSAVNIRQQTQSSVNSEQDYLLCEPKDTTVFQRVPMCGNPLAESALNSDSLGEATHYHHGANDTKNEQHGMTKADLSCAGEVSHVLSDPSSLEVAIKVEKEESYGDPIPVSISVAEEPNSDSLSLAQSRLLEDWRPEQLQSESCHTNMPCQSANHPVGSGQQIHFPKLNNRKRPDHFMFPGGRGPYHCIICGRDFNRKHHLKIHQRIHTGERPYTCSICSARFRHALTLKRHFRLHTGEKPYTCGQCGKKFRNDGGLRSHQCS comes from the exons ATGGAGGTAAACGGCGGTCCTGCGAACTCCACAGTGACTTCAGAGGTGTCATTGTCGTTTCAAGAGGAACTAACCGCGACCCTGCAAAACGCGCTCGGTGTGGCGGTGGAGATCGCCGTTGTGGAGATCACCAGACTGCTGGACAGAGCCCTCCGAGAGGTGCAGGGACAGATTCAGGAGGCTCTGCGGGACAACAGCGCGCTCAAGTTTAGACTGCAAACCGCTGAAACGCAACTCTCCTCAGTGTGCGGTGGCCTGGACCTGCAGACGCAGAGCCTCGAGGATTTCCCCGTCAGtaacagcagcagcagcggcgGCGGTCAGCTGATGCCTCCTCCTCTCAGCAGAGCTCAGCGCGGCGGGCTCCAGGTCAGTGCTGTTAACATCCGGCAACAAACCCAGTCCAGTGTGAACTCGGAACAAGATTATTTGCTGTGTGAACCAAAGGACACCACTGTTTTCCAGCGAGTACCGATGTGCGGGAACCCACTCGCAGAATCGGCTTTAAACTCTGACTCACTAGGGGAAGCGACCCACTATCACCACGGGGCAAATG ACACCAAGAATGAGCAGCACGGTATGACCAAAGCTGACCTGTCATGTGCTGGAGAAGTTTCGCATGTGCTGAGTGATCCGTCGTCCCTTGAAGTGGCTATAAAGGTGGAGAAAGAGGAGAGTTATGGTGACCCAATCCCTGTGTCCATCTCTGTAGCAGAAGAGCCAAACTCAGACAGTCTTTCTCTGGCTCAATCGCGACTGCTGGAAGACTGGAGACCTGAGCAATTGCAATCAGAGAGCTGCCATACAAACATGCCTTGCCAGTCTGCCAACCACCCTGTTG GCTCGGGCCAGCAAATCCACTTTCCAAAGCTCAACAATCGCAAGAGGCCCGATCACTTTATGTTTCCCGGAGGCCGAGGACCGTACCATTGTATCATATGTGGACGAGACTTCAACCGCAAGCACCATCTGAAGATTCATCAGAGGATCCATAcaggagagaggccgtacacatgctCCATCTGCAGCGCACGCTTCCGGCATGCTTTGACTCTTAAGCGTCACTTCCGCCTCCATACAGGAGAGAAACCTTATACTTGCGGTCAGTGTGGGAAAAAGTTTCGAAATGATGGTGGATTGCGGTCGCATCAGTGTTCATGA
- the si:ch211-284e13.5 gene encoding uncharacterized protein LOC793850, translating to MEVNGGPANSTVTSEVSLSFQEELTATLQNALGVAVEIAVVEITRLLDRALREVQGQIQEALRDNSALKFRLQTAETQLSSVCGGLDLQTQSLEDFPVSNSSSSGGGQLMPPPLSRAQRGGLQVSAVNIRQQTQSSVNSEQDYLLCEPKDTTVFQRVPMCGNPLAESALNSDSLGEATHYHHGANDTKNEQHGMTKADLSCAGEVSHVLSDPSSLEVAIKVEKEESYGDPIPVSISVAEEPNSDSLSLAQSRLLEDWRPEQLQSESCHTNMPCQSANHPVDFLSLSGSGQQIHFPKLNNRKRPDHFMFPGGRGPYHCIICGRDFNRKHHLKIHQRIHTGERPYTCSICSARFRHALTLKRHFRLHTGEKPYTCGQCGKKFRNDGGLRSHQCS from the exons ATGGAGGTAAACGGCGGTCCTGCGAACTCCACAGTGACTTCAGAGGTGTCATTGTCGTTTCAAGAGGAACTAACCGCGACCCTGCAAAACGCGCTCGGTGTGGCGGTGGAGATCGCCGTTGTGGAGATCACCAGACTGCTGGACAGAGCCCTCCGAGAGGTGCAGGGACAGATTCAGGAGGCTCTGCGGGACAACAGCGCGCTCAAGTTTAGACTGCAAACCGCTGAAACGCAACTCTCCTCAGTGTGCGGTGGCCTGGACCTGCAGACGCAGAGCCTCGAGGATTTCCCCGTCAGtaacagcagcagcagcggcgGCGGTCAGCTGATGCCTCCTCCTCTCAGCAGAGCTCAGCGCGGCGGGCTCCAGGTCAGTGCTGTTAACATCCGGCAACAAACCCAGTCCAGTGTGAACTCGGAACAAGATTATTTGCTGTGTGAACCAAAGGACACCACTGTTTTCCAGCGAGTACCGATGTGCGGGAACCCACTCGCAGAATCGGCTTTAAACTCTGACTCACTAGGGGAAGCGACCCACTATCACCACGGGGCAAATG ACACCAAGAATGAGCAGCACGGTATGACCAAAGCTGACCTGTCATGTGCTGGAGAAGTTTCGCATGTGCTGAGTGATCCGTCGTCCCTTGAAGTGGCTATAAAGGTGGAGAAAGAGGAGAGTTATGGTGACCCAATCCCTGTGTCCATCTCTGTAGCAGAAGAGCCAAACTCAGACAGTCTTTCTCTGGCTCAATCGCGACTGCTGGAAGACTGGAGACCTGAGCAATTGCAATCAGAGAGCTGCCATACAAACATGCCTTGCCAGTCTGCCAACCACCCTGTTG ATTTCCTGTCATTGTCAGGCTCGGGCCAGCAAATCCACTTTCCAAAGCTCAACAATCGCAAGAGGCCCGATCACTTTATGTTTCCCGGAGGCCGAGGACCGTACCATTGTATCATATGTGGACGAGACTTCAACCGCAAGCACCATCTGAAGATTCATCAGAGGATCCATAcaggagagaggccgtacacatgctCCATCTGCAGCGCACGCTTCCGGCATGCTTTGACTCTTAAGCGTCACTTCCGCCTCCATACAGGAGAGAAACCTTATACTTGCGGTCAGTGTGGGAAAAAGTTTCGAAATGATGGTGGATTGCGGTCGCATCAGTGTTCATGA
- the si:ch211-284e13.6 gene encoding uncharacterized protein si:ch211-284e13.6 isoform X1, whose translation MVYSQLCAADKALSSLKRRTQFRLNRRRTHLTCTSRTSTDYYCNTRKQKYHCALTGMEDRRHLPPDGGGNLKRSSPAECGTEERAVSKEQGDPETSTPMRVRKDDLCDVPRKVPRFQYVDFPSLHQCIQQLSVPPLNGWLGSCSLAKAPNYRPASPKEKVPKFKYVDYPSLHHCIQQLSVPPLESWSAGLVRFNAEGGQQRPSQVGTVKKSQRNDGGDQNTQDRSRGTAFTFERDTHSSVSGREEAQQRMEKSKPEAGLRSEYSCRFESGSGSQSNTAVMRNVRPSVISMVHTDKQKHWTKSDHLEEQLNSPDSVGRVPWSTLPESVCPFCQQMFTNPEQFRAHQRSHRDKRPN comes from the exons ATGGTTTATTCCCAATTATGTGCAGCCGATAAAGCTCtttcttctttaaaaagacgAACACAATTTCGGCTAAATCGACGGAGAACTCACTTGACATGCACTTCACGGACTTCCACGGACTACTACTGTAACACAAG GAAACAAAAGTACCATTGTGCACTTACAGGGATGGAGGACAGGAGGCACCTGCCTCCAGATGGAGGTGGAAACCTCAAGCGCTCCTCCCCAGCAGAGTGTGGTACAGAGGAGAGAGCGGTCAGCAAGGAGCAGGGAGACCCTGAGACCTCCACACCAATGCGTGTGAGAAAAGATGATCTCTGTGACGTTCCCCGCAAGGTGCCTCGTTTCCAGTATGTGGATTTCCCTTCCCTGCACCAGTGCATCCAGCAGCTTTCTGTGCCTCCTCTGAACGGCTGGCTGGGATCCTGCTCGCTGGCAAAAGCCCCAAACTACAGGCCTGCCAGTCCCAAGGAGAAGGTGCCCAAGTTTAAATACGTGGATTATCCATCTCTCCACCACTGCATTCAGCAGCTGTCTGTGCCTCCACTTGAAAGCTGGAGCGCAGGGCTGGTCAGGTTTAATGCAGAGGGGGGACAACAGAGGCCCTCACAAGTTGGGACAGTGAAGAAGAGCCAGAGAAATGATGGAGGAGATCAAAACACCCAGGACAGAAGTAGAGGCACAGCATTTACTTTCGAGAGAGACACTCACAGCTCAGTCTCAGGCAGGGAGGAGGCCCAACAGAGGATGGAGAAAAGTAAACCAGAAGCTGGTCTGCGATCAGAGTACAGTTGCAGGTTTGAATCTGGTTCTGGATCTCAGAGCAACACGGCAGTGATGAGAAACGTCAGACCGTCTGTGATTAGCATGGTACACACAGATAAACAGAAGCACTGGACAAAGTCAGATCACTTGGAAGAACAGTTGAACTCTCCAGATTCAGTTGGACGGGTGCCGTGGAGTACCCTCCCAGAGTCAGTCTGCCCATTCTGCCAACAGATGTTCACAAACCCAGAGCAGTTCAGGGCTCACCAGCGGAGTCACAGAGATAAG AGACCAAACTGA
- the si:ch211-284e13.6 gene encoding uncharacterized protein si:ch211-284e13.6 isoform X2 — translation MEDRRHLPPDGGGNLKRSSPAECGTEERAVSKEQGDPETSTPMRVRKDDLCDVPRKVPRFQYVDFPSLHQCIQQLSVPPLNGWLGSCSLAKAPNYRPASPKEKVPKFKYVDYPSLHHCIQQLSVPPLESWSAGLVRFNAEGGQQRPSQVGTVKKSQRNDGGDQNTQDRSRGTAFTFERDTHSSVSGREEAQQRMEKSKPEAGLRSEYSCRFESGSGSQSNTAVMRNVRPSVISMVHTDKQKHWTKSDHLEEQLNSPDSVGRVPWSTLPESVCPFCQQMFTNPEQFRAHQRSHRDKRPN, via the exons ATGGAGGACAGGAGGCACCTGCCTCCAGATGGAGGTGGAAACCTCAAGCGCTCCTCCCCAGCAGAGTGTGGTACAGAGGAGAGAGCGGTCAGCAAGGAGCAGGGAGACCCTGAGACCTCCACACCAATGCGTGTGAGAAAAGATGATCTCTGTGACGTTCCCCGCAAGGTGCCTCGTTTCCAGTATGTGGATTTCCCTTCCCTGCACCAGTGCATCCAGCAGCTTTCTGTGCCTCCTCTGAACGGCTGGCTGGGATCCTGCTCGCTGGCAAAAGCCCCAAACTACAGGCCTGCCAGTCCCAAGGAGAAGGTGCCCAAGTTTAAATACGTGGATTATCCATCTCTCCACCACTGCATTCAGCAGCTGTCTGTGCCTCCACTTGAAAGCTGGAGCGCAGGGCTGGTCAGGTTTAATGCAGAGGGGGGACAACAGAGGCCCTCACAAGTTGGGACAGTGAAGAAGAGCCAGAGAAATGATGGAGGAGATCAAAACACCCAGGACAGAAGTAGAGGCACAGCATTTACTTTCGAGAGAGACACTCACAGCTCAGTCTCAGGCAGGGAGGAGGCCCAACAGAGGATGGAGAAAAGTAAACCAGAAGCTGGTCTGCGATCAGAGTACAGTTGCAGGTTTGAATCTGGTTCTGGATCTCAGAGCAACACGGCAGTGATGAGAAACGTCAGACCGTCTGTGATTAGCATGGTACACACAGATAAACAGAAGCACTGGACAAAGTCAGATCACTTGGAAGAACAGTTGAACTCTCCAGATTCAGTTGGACGGGTGCCGTGGAGTACCCTCCCAGAGTCAGTCTGCCCATTCTGCCAACAGATGTTCACAAACCCAGAGCAGTTCAGGGCTCACCAGCGGAGTCACAGAGATAAG AGACCAAACTGA